A region of the Prevotella melaninogenica genome:
TCGGTTTCAGCTGTACGCACATCATAGTGTTTTGCATAACCATTGACAAGATAAAGATATTCCAAGGCTCTACTTATCAATGCTTCTGCTTGAATAGAATGTTTTTGTTGTTCACTTGGTCCTTCCGCATTCATGATATTGTCTATAACCGTATTGTAATAATAAATTCGATTATAAGAAGCAAACCAAAAACCATCATCTTGTGCCTCCCCAAAAACATCTTTCTTAAAGAGATAAAGATTGAGGATAGACTGTTCAACACTATTTAAGCCTGGCGTAGCAGTTCCTTGTGCAACATCTGGAAGATACACATCATCCGTTAAATACGTAGGATAAGTATCTGAGACTTTCTGTACACTCTCATAATTCAGTAACGTTTCATAATCCGTTACTGTCTTAGGGATTTTCTCACCTTTAGGCTTTATATCAAGAAAATCATTGCAACCTGTCAGCATAACTACAACACAGATTGCCAATATTGTCGTAACTTTCTTCATTTCTAATTAATTTAAAATTTAGCAGATAAACCAATTGTCCAAGTCGTTGGGTTAGGAATACCTCTTTGTCCCCATCCATAACCAAATGTTCCAAGAGCCTCGGGATCAATCCCTTCATTATTTGCGTGCCAAGTAAGAAGATTCTGTACTTGTAGTGTCAAAGCTAAATTGCTCACACCCCATTTATCTGTTAGCTGTCTATCAAATGTGTAAGTAAACGATAAGTCGCGTAGCTTTATATAATCACCCTTAATAACATGAACATCTGCAGCATACCAAGGATGGCGAACCGTTGTTGCATCAAGGCTATACCCAGTAAAGGCTGGAGTAACATTAGCTCGTTTCTCATCACCAGGCTGTTGCCATCTATTGAGAATATCACGATTCACATTTGTTGTTGGAGGAAGAGAAAGGAAAGGAGCAGCCTCACCTCTGAGTACGTGTCCACCATAATAGACAAACATAAGTGAGAGGTTAAAGTTCTTATAAGTAAAGATATTAGTCAAAGAACCATTATACTTAGGGATTCTTGTACCCGAATAAACGATATCATTCAAAGAACTAACATTTTTTGCGACACTATTTCCACCATCAATATAATATTGTGGTGTGCCATCTGTTCCATCCAACCCTGCATAGCGGAAACTGAAGATAGCCCCCAAAGGATAACCCTTTACCGAAGCATTACCAGATGTAATACCAAAGACATTAATGTCAGAGTCATCTATATCTATCAACTTGTTCTTATTATAACCAAAGTTCAAAGTAGTAGACCATGAGAAATCTGTTGTTCTGATATTATTACTACTTAATGTAAATTCAACACCTCGGTTATACATAGTACCATAATTCAGTGTAACCCTTCGCCATCCAAGTGTCGGATCAGCTTCCCTATTCGCCAACAAATCGTTCGAACGTTTGTTATAGAACTCCAAAGCACCTGTGATGCGGTTCCCAAAGAAAGCAAAATCAATACCTACGTTTGTTGTTGCTGTCTTCTCCCAACGTAGTGTTGGATTAGGTGGATTCTTAATAGCAGATGCAAAATCTCTACTCCACTGATTATAACGTGCTGCTTCTAAAGTAAGATAAGGACCTGCATCTTTAGGTACATTTCCACCTATTCCATAGGTCAACCTTAAAGTTAGATTATCAATCCATGATGCTTTTCCATTCCAAAACTTCTCTCGCATAATATGCCACGCACCACCAACTGACCAAAGTGGACGATATTGGAACTTTGGGTCAGTACCAAATAGATTTGATTGATCTACACGAATACTACCCGTTATATCATATCGATTATCATAACAATAAGCAGCATTACCATAAAATGACACAAAGCGATTTTCTACATCAGTAATGTAATTATTAAAGATAGATTGCCACATAAAATAACCAGTGAGTGCCTCTGTCCGCATAAGAGATGACAAAGTCAATGGGTTAACAGGCTTATATCCTAAACTACTTTCATCAAATCCCATATAATAGATTGATGTTCCTGTAGATTTCTTTTGTCTACGTTCCCCACCAGCAATTGCTGTAACATTATGTACTCCAAATTCTTTGGAGAAATTTAACTGTGCACGTAGCGTATAAGCAGACACATCACTTCTGTACTCTCCCATCTGCGCTCCCTTAGGAACGTTGAGCGTCAAAGTCTTTCGCATAGAATTATATTGTGCTGCGTCATTTATCATATTTCGTACATAATATGACTCTGCACTATGAAACTCTGTTGTCTTACTTACTGTATTCTCCGTTTGGAAACGTACATCAAAGTTTAAACCCTTTATAATCTTAAAGTTTAAACCAAGTTGAACCTTATAATATTGATCTTTTGTTATGAAGTTCTCTTCTTGTCGATTTGTAATCGGATTAAAACTCTCATCCATAAGACCAAGTTCTTTCAAACGTTCTAATTCATAATCAGACTTATACTTAGGGAAATTGATTGGTGTTCCATCTTTATCGCGAAGCATTGTATATGAAGGGTTATTATGGTAGATATCCGTAAACTGCCCCATACCAGTATCGCCCTTATCTCGTGAGAAGCTACCAGTAACTCCAAGATCAGCTTTCAGCCATTTGAAGAAAACAATATTGTCACGCAAACTAAATCCATAACGCTCCGATGAAAGATAACGAGCATTATAATTATTGCCATCATAATTTAAACTAACAACATAACGGTTAGCCCAATTTCCACCAGATATGCTTACATTATGCTGATGACGAACACCAGTTTTCGTATAGAATTCTTCAAGTTCCTTTCGATTGTCTAAATTACGATAAACGTCTAAGCCTTTTTCTAATTCGGCATCGTCAATCATACCAGCTCTATTCTTATATAGGAGTTCCAATACTGGGTTAACCCTTTCTCGTGGATCAAGATAGGCATATTGTCCAGGGTCATATTTAAATCCCTCTTTCTGTAAATCTACTAATTCCCGGCTATTCAATCGATGTAGTCCACTCATATTAGGAGCAGGAGTAAATTTTAGGCTGGCATCATATTGAATCGTTGTTTTACCATTTCCCTTTCCATCAATAGTTGTAATAACAATAACTCCGTTAGCAGCTCGAGCACCATAAATGGATGCTGCAGCTGCATCCTTGAGGAAAGTCACATTCTTAACAATAGAAGGATTTATGCTATTAATATTTCCTTCAAAGGGTAACCCATCTACCACAAGTAAAGGCTCATTGCGAGTAGGACCACCACGTAAAGTTGACATTCCTCTAAGATAGAATTCACCATTTTGATAAACAAGTCCAGGAACCATTCCTTCAAGTCTACTTATGATGTTTGTCTGCAACTTATCTTTCAGTTTATCCGCAGTTACCACGTTAAAAGAACCTGTTGTTCTCTCTCGAGATAAGGTCTGATAGCCCGTTACAATAACCTCATTCAAAGGGTTGTCATCAACCTTCATTACTATCTTTAAAGGTCCATCATGAAGAACAGCAACTTCCATTGTCTTCATACCAATGTATGAGATAATAAGAGTTGTCTCGTTAGAATTTAACCAGATATTAAAATGACCGTCAGCATCTGTAAGACACATATTCTTACCATTCTTAACAGCAACAGTTACACCAATAAGGGATTCTCCTTTGTCATCCACTATCGTACCCGAGATTTGCCGTTTCTGAGATACTTCCATCCCTTCATAAGAAATTCGAGGAAAAACTCCTGCACACGCAGGTTGCTTACTCTGGAATAAAAGAACAGTCAAGACACATATTGTGCCAATACACAGACTATTCCTTTTCATTGCAAAGAAAAACTTTTCTTTAAGTCTATAGGTTTCTTCTCTCATAGTAACATTGGTAATAGGTTTATAAGTTATCTTAAATATTTATTGTTTCTCAAAATTGCATCATGGGACGAAAATAAACATTATTTTTTATAATAACAAATTAAACTGCTATTTTTTAATAAAATTACTAATAAAAGATTGTTTTTCCTGACAAAACTAACTTGCCTGCATGAATAGAAGAAAGAAGAAAGGATTTGAGTTTAATTGTTCTCATCTAATTGTTCAGATTCATATCGGCATGGTGGCGAATGTGTTATGTGCTCCGCACCAGTTGTGTTCAGCCTTCGCACAATATGTGCGGAACGTCCGCACATGATTTGCGAAGCGTCAGTGCATTCACAGAAAGCAGTAGAAAGATTCACGATTGTTTACACGATTCGTAGTAGACGACTAAGAGCAAGCTTAGTATGGAAAATAGTTATCGTACCTCAAAACTTAGTCTTTCTTCTCAATAATTATCAGTTAGAAAGTAGTGCAAAGACAGTCTTTATAACTTGATGTAGCCCGCTGCGCCTGCGTTACAAAGCCAAACAACCTGTTCAATAGTAACACAAAATATGTTTAGGCTCTAATGACCAATTTCGGTTAAACGAAATTATATTAAAAAAAGTTTGCTGTCATTCCTGTCACCTTACTATTGGACATAAATCACTGATAATAAACACAGTACAAAGAGTGTTAAAAATGACAGCAAACTAAATTAAAAAAAACAACCTAACTAATTGAGTTGTGTTCTATACCAATTTCACAAAATATTACTTATCCGCTGCAGCCTTCTCAGCCTTGAGACGTTTATGTTCTTCCAGCATCTTTGCAGCACGCTCATGAGCAATACGAGCAGGCTCACTTGTAGCCTCATCTTCAGGACGGATGCGCATAGTGTGGGCAAGATTGACAAGATCCTTAACAGCTTCTCCGCCTGCAATAAGTCCAGCCGCAGCTGGTACCCACGCATTAGAGCTTGGAATAGTATGCCGGTCAGTGCACTTACGCATATCCTTATCAGGACAGATGCAGTGGAAACGACAAGATATTTCAGGTTGTTCTATACTCTCAAGCGGTTCTTCAGGACTGTATACTACCTTAAGATGCTTAATCTTTGTCTTACGGAGTTTCTTTCGAATTACCTTCGCCAATGGGTCGTTGATCGTCTTGAAGATATCAGTCACACGGAACTGTGTGGCATCCATTTTATAAGCAGCGCCCATACAAGAAAGCAATGGGATGTTCAATTCATGACAACGATAGATAAGATCAAGCTTAGCAGTTACAGTATCAATACAATCAATGACATAATCATAATGAGAGAAGTCGAACTGATCGGCATTATCAGGCAAATAGAATGTCTGATATTTACGCACGATACATCGTGGATTGATTGAATGAATGCGCTCTTCAGCAACATCTACTTTGTGCTTTCCCACTGTTCGAGTAGTAGCAAGGAGTTGTCGGTTGACATTCGTTAGACAAACACGGTCGTCATCAATAACATCAATAGCTCCCACGCCACTGCGTGCCAACACCTCTACTGCATATCCGCCAACACCTCCAACACCAAAGACTGCGACACGACTACCATTAAGCGTATCGATAGCAGGCTTACCAAGAAGAAGTTGGGTTCTTGAAAATTGATTCTGCATTGTTTTATTATTATCCTTTATTTAGACTGAAAAGATAGTGCAAACGAAAACAAAAGAGAGCTTGTTCTCATTTTGTTGAGTGCAGACTATCTTATGCAAAAGTACGATAAAAAATTAAGAAAAAAGGGGTAATTCTATTTTACTAAACGTATTGACAGGGGTTCAACCGTAATCAGATGACGTTTATAGAGGTCGCCAACAGCTCGTTTATACACCTTCTTTGACACCTGAAAACGACGTTTAATATCCTCTGCTTCACTCTTATCTCCAAGATCGCATACTCCACCATTATCTTTCAGATATTGGAGTAGAACCTCTGCAAATCCTTCTGTATGCTGTTGTCCTGTTGGTTGAAGTGTACAATCAATCTTACCATCACGACGAACCGTAGAGATATAACCCTTCAAGCGGTCACCAGTATGGACATACTGGAACACTTGATCCTCATAGATAAGTCCAGGATATTTATTGTCAACTATGACTTTGAAGCCAAGGTCGGTCTTCTGCCATATCAACAAGTCAACTTCCTGCCCATGCTTATAGCCTCGTGGCTGTTCGTCAAGATAGTGCTCCACCTTTGCAGAGGCAACAAGACGATAGCTCTCTTCGTCAAGATGAACATAAACAATATAGCTATTGCCAATAACCATGCGCTTCTTTTGCTCACGGAAAGGGCAAAAGAGATCTTTCATCACACCCCAAGACAGGAACGCACCATACTCATTCACCCACGAACACTCCAAGTAAGCGAAGTCGCCTACCTGCGCCAAAGGTTCCTCAGTAGTAGCAATCGGGCGTTCATCCTGATCAAGATAGACAAACACCTCTAATTCATCACCAATCTCAGTGCCCTCTGGAACATATTTCTGAGGCATGAGAATCTCACCAGCCGGACCACCATCAAGGTAGACTCCGAACGGATCACCATTGCCTTCACGCAAGGCAATCTTCTGTACTGTGAGCGTATTGTATGCTCCAAGTTTTATTTTAGACATAATAACCCTTTATTGTTGAAGACAAGATAATTTCTTATAAGAAAAAGTAACATAAGAACAACATTCTCTAAGTAACTGACTTATCATTCTGAGAATCTATTTATTCTCTATTTCGACAGCAGCACTCCCCTCCTTTCGGAGGGGCTGGGGGAGGCTTTCTATCAAGCCATCTTTAAGATGTATCGTTCTGTCTGTAATACTTGCGAGGCCCTCATCGTGTGTAACGATAACGAAAGTCTGACCAAACTTATCACGGAGATCGAAAAAGAGTTGGTGCAGTTCCTGCTTGTTCTTTGAGTCCAAACTACCCGAAGGCTCATCGGCAAGGATGACAGCAGGGTTGTTTACCAAAGCACGAGCTACTGCCACACGCTGCTTCTCACCACCAGAAAGTTCGTTAGGCTTATGATTAGCACGGTCGCTCAAGCCCATAAACTCCAACAGTTCTTCGGCACGCTGACGTGCATCCTTAGTCTTCTTCCCTGCAATATAAGCCGGAATCATAATATTCTCAAGAGCTGTAAACTCTGGAAGAAGCTGATGAAACTGGAAGACAAAACCTAAGTGCTGGTTGCGGAAATCACTCAACTTACCAGCTGACAGACTACCAACATCTATACCATCCACAACAACAGAACCGCTATCTGGTTTGTCCAGCGTTCCAAGTATCTGTAACAAGGTAGTCTTACCTGCTCCAGATGGACCAACAATACTGACAACCTCGCCCTTTTCTATGCGAAGGTCGATACCTTTCAACACTTGAAGCGAACCAAAACTTTTAGTTATGTTCTTAATGTCAATCATATTCTATTCTTTTATTGGGGCTATTGGGCTAATTAGCCGTATTGGCCTTATTAGCCTAATAACCACTTACACCTTATTATGAATCCACTCTCTTACAGCCTCGTAAGCACTACGTTCCTCCGTATGCTGTGGCTGAGCAAAGGTCATATCGTCCATCTCACTACCATACTGATCAGGGAAGATAATCATGATAGTCTTACCCTTAACACATTTATTCAGTTCCTCTGGCAATCTTTCCATCGCAGTCTTATAGGATATTGTACCCTTACGCGCTGTCACAATGACAAAGAGGTGATCCTCTCGAACCTTTGAACCGAGTGTAGGCAATTCCTTCCAATGCTCCATCTCCTCATACTCTGCTCTAACACTTGGGAAACGATTACGAATAAACTCATTAACAAGTTGCAATG
Encoded here:
- a CDS encoding ThiF family adenylyltransferase — protein: MQNQFSRTQLLLGKPAIDTLNGSRVAVFGVGGVGGYAVEVLARSGVGAIDVIDDDRVCLTNVNRQLLATTRTVGKHKVDVAEERIHSINPRCIVRKYQTFYLPDNADQFDFSHYDYVIDCIDTVTAKLDLIYRCHELNIPLLSCMGAAYKMDATQFRVTDIFKTINDPLAKVIRKKLRKTKIKHLKVVYSPEEPLESIEQPEISCRFHCICPDKDMRKCTDRHTIPSSNAWVPAAAGLIAGGEAVKDLVNLAHTMRIRPEDEATSEPARIAHERAAKMLEEHKRLKAEKAAADK
- a CDS encoding ABC transporter ATP-binding protein, encoding MIDIKNITKSFGSLQVLKGIDLRIEKGEVVSIVGPSGAGKTTLLQILGTLDKPDSGSVVVDGIDVGSLSAGKLSDFRNQHLGFVFQFHQLLPEFTALENIMIPAYIAGKKTKDARQRAEELLEFMGLSDRANHKPNELSGGEKQRVAVARALVNNPAVILADEPSGSLDSKNKQELHQLFFDLRDKFGQTFVIVTHDEGLASITDRTIHLKDGLIESLPQPLRKEGSAAVEIENK
- a CDS encoding S1 RNA-binding domain-containing protein, which encodes MSKIKLGAYNTLTVQKIALREGNGDPFGVYLDGGPAGEILMPQKYVPEGTEIGDELEVFVYLDQDERPIATTEEPLAQVGDFAYLECSWVNEYGAFLSWGVMKDLFCPFREQKKRMVIGNSYIVYVHLDEESYRLVASAKVEHYLDEQPRGYKHGQEVDLLIWQKTDLGFKVIVDNKYPGLIYEDQVFQYVHTGDRLKGYISTVRRDGKIDCTLQPTGQQHTEGFAEVLLQYLKDNGGVCDLGDKSEAEDIKRRFQVSKKVYKRAVGDLYKRHLITVEPLSIRLVK
- a CDS encoding SusC/RagA family TonB-linked outer membrane protein, with protein sequence MEVSQKRQISGTIVDDKGESLIGVTVAVKNGKNMCLTDADGHFNIWLNSNETTLIISYIGMKTMEVAVLHDGPLKIVMKVDDNPLNEVIVTGYQTLSRERTTGSFNVVTADKLKDKLQTNIISRLEGMVPGLVYQNGEFYLRGMSTLRGGPTRNEPLLVVDGLPFEGNINSINPSIVKNVTFLKDAAAASIYGARAANGVIVITTIDGKGNGKTTIQYDASLKFTPAPNMSGLHRLNSRELVDLQKEGFKYDPGQYAYLDPRERVNPVLELLYKNRAGMIDDAELEKGLDVYRNLDNRKELEEFYTKTGVRHQHNVSISGGNWANRYVVSLNYDGNNYNARYLSSERYGFSLRDNIVFFKWLKADLGVTGSFSRDKGDTGMGQFTDIYHNNPSYTMLRDKDGTPINFPKYKSDYELERLKELGLMDESFNPITNRQEENFITKDQYYKVQLGLNFKIIKGLNFDVRFQTENTVSKTTEFHSAESYYVRNMINDAAQYNSMRKTLTLNVPKGAQMGEYRSDVSAYTLRAQLNFSKEFGVHNVTAIAGGERRQKKSTGTSIYYMGFDESSLGYKPVNPLTLSSLMRTEALTGYFMWQSIFNNYITDVENRFVSFYGNAAYCYDNRYDITGSIRVDQSNLFGTDPKFQYRPLWSVGGAWHIMREKFWNGKASWIDNLTLRLTYGIGGNVPKDAGPYLTLEAARYNQWSRDFASAIKNPPNPTLRWEKTATTNVGIDFAFFGNRITGALEFYNKRSNDLLANREADPTLGWRRVTLNYGTMYNRGVEFTLSSNNIRTTDFSWSTTLNFGYNKNKLIDIDDSDINVFGITSGNASVKGYPLGAIFSFRYAGLDGTDGTPQYYIDGGNSVAKNVSSLNDIVYSGTRIPKYNGSLTNIFTYKNFNLSLMFVYYGGHVLRGEAAPFLSLPPTTNVNRDILNRWQQPGDEKRANVTPAFTGYSLDATTVRHPWYAADVHVIKGDYIKLRDLSFTYTFDRQLTDKWGVSNLALTLQVQNLLTWHANNEGIDPEALGTFGYGWGQRGIPNPTTWTIGLSAKF